From a region of the Torulaspora globosa chromosome 7, complete sequence genome:
- the WRS1 gene encoding tryptophan--tRNA ligase WRS1 (ancestral locus Anc_3.97): MSSEDMAEVSQGVADIKTGGPAGERKEQIITPWDVEGAVDDQGVAQAIDYDKLLKQFGTKKITPETLERFEQVTGHRPHHFLRKGLFYSERDLTKILDLYEQGKPFFLYTGRGPSSDSVHLGHMVPFIFTKWLQDVFDVPLVIELTDDEKFLFKQKLTIKDVKKFAADNAKDIIAVGFNPENTFIFSDLQYMGGGFYETVVRVSRQITGSTAKAVFGFNDSDCIGKFHFASIQIASAFPSSFPDVLGLPDKAPCLIPCAIDQDPYFRVCRDVADKLKFTKPALIHSKFFPALQGPTTKMSASDETSSIFMTDTLKQIQKKINKYAFSGGQVSIDLHRKLGGNPDVDVAYQYLSFFKDDDELLADLAAKYKSGDLLSGEMKKACIEVLQEFVKNFQENRAKVDDATLEKFMKPHKLVWGQKERLVPVKPKESKAKK; encoded by the coding sequence ATGAGCTCCGAAGACATGGCGGAAGTTTCCCAGGGTGTTGCTGATATTAAAACTGGCGGTCCAGCCGGCGAGAGGAAAGAACAAATTATTACGCCTTGGGATGTCGAAGGAGCCGTCGACGATCAAGGTGTGGCTCAGGCAATCGACTACGATAAACTATTGAAGCAGTTTGGCACCAAGAAAATTACACCAGAGACTTTGGAAAGATTCGAGCAAGTTACTGGACACAGACCTCACCATTTCCTACGTAAAGGTCTATTTTACAGTGAAAGAGATTTGACCAAGATTCTCGATCTGTATGAGCAGGGAAAACCATTTTTCTTGTACACTGGTAGAGGACCTTCGAGTGATTCGGTCCATTTGGGCCATATGGTTCCTTTTATTTTCACCAAGTGGTTGCAGGATGTTTTCGATGTTCCGTTGGTCATCGAGCTGACAGATGACGAGAAGTTCCTTTTCAAACAAAAATTGACCATCAAGGACgtcaagaagtttgctGCAGATAACGCCAAGGATATTATTGCGGTAGGCTTCAACCCAGAGAACActttcatcttctctgACCTTCAATACATGGGAGGTGGGTTCTACGAGACGGTTGTGCGTGTCTCGAGGCAAATCACTGGGTCCACAGCTAAGGCTGTGTTTGGTTTCAACGATTCGGACTGTATCGGTAAGTTTCATTTTGCTTCCATTCAAATTGCATCGGCGTTCCCGAGCTCTTTCCCCGACGTACTTGGCTTGCCGGATAAAGCGCCTTGTTTGATTCCCTGTGCTATCGACCAAGACCCATACTTCAGAGTGTGCAGAGACGTTGCGGATAAGTTGAAATTCACTAAGCCCGCCTTGATACATTCCAAGTTTTTCCCAGCATTGCAAGGTCCGACGACCAAGATGTCGGCCTCTGACGAGACCAGCTCTATCTTCATGACCGATACGCTGAAACAGATccaaaagaaaatcaacAAGTATGCATTCAGCGGTGGCCAAGTTTCGATTGACCTACACAGGAAACTTGGTGGTAATCCGGACGTCGATGTTGCATACCAGTACTTGTCATTCTTTaaagatgatgacgagTTGTTGGCCGACCTTGCAGCAAAGTATAAATCCGGGGATCTGCTCTCGGGtgagatgaagaaggcaTGCATTGAGGTCCTCCAAGAGTTCGTCAAGAACTTCCAAGAGAATAGGGCCAAGGTGGATGATGCGactttggaaaagttcatgAAGCCACATAAACTGGTGTGGGGCCAGAAGGAAAGACTTGTGCCCGTCAAACCCAAAGAATCgaaagccaagaaataG
- the PAC11 gene encoding dynein intermediate chain (ancestral locus Anc_3.95): MDKLAELEEKKRQLKQLRERRLYAGRESLVDHLLQGRQQDRNRGNGYMVCRSVQTDAAGEITPLAPTRITTYDKMVQTTVINGDEASTVEDSGSDELESASDTELAPEHDKVKPLASVMVEDQQNTVKIKSFSVQEVLDESFPRENALLSGKCKSGILPIYRWNAELEERAQAELRPVCLDNIGNLVAVLFQSTPVDRNDVLMAPWSYLFVLKWDARQVVDKIEFRGQTITKARFLRKDIASNVISLLAVSHTGKTTLTELRCVEDLDSVKKLERNIISKNVFATAVPALEEYRGVPPGHERFIAASSNGVLNELSSLDLSIYADATSCQPPLSNIKVVPPRPSELVVVGHHEDDEEGGNMETKSGVGEEKFRQHLLKISLFDSLAISAISLSPSDSRLVYAGTEDGGIYKLNLDKIQDGTLKIFPTNDGFLPTKGRAALSGNSLPMFHSSHVVALSHNADELLMSASFDWTCALWDPLNCSQLATIDMGSPVLDAAWLDDESRFCGILTWDALSIVEWQYHAVTDANTLNDRWESTMAPKIICRLSSNEASCRSFTCFKNFKRDDVGHVFAVGCDDQEIRFYSMALQS, from the coding sequence ATGGATAAGCTTGCCGAGCtcgaagagaagaaaaggcagctgaagcagctgagAGAGAGGCGATTGTATGCTGGACGTGAATCGTTGGTAgaccatcttctgcaggGCAGACAGCAAGATAGGAACAGGGGAAATGGATATATGGTCTGCAGGTCGGTCCAGACCGATGCTGCTGGGGAAATTACCCCTTTGGCTCCGACGAGAATCACTACTTATGATAAGATGGTGCAAACGACTGTAATAAATGGAGATGAGGCTTCTACCGTTGAAGATAGCGgtagcgatgagcttgaaagcGCAAGTGATACTGAATTGGCTCCGGAGCATGATAAAGTCAAACCGCTAGCGTCTGTAATGgttgaagatcaacaaaACACTGTGAAAATCAAGAGCTTCTCAGTTCAGGAGGTACTGGACGAGTCTTTCCCCCGAGAAAATGCGCTGCTGAGCGGAAAGTGCAAGTCTGGGATCCTACCAATATATCGCTGGAACGCAGAACTCGAGGAACGGGCCCAAGCAGAGCTGCGCCCCGTGTGCCTAGATAACATAGGGAATCTTGTCGCTGTACTGTTCCAATCCACTCCTGTTGACAGAAACGATGTACTAATGGCGCCATGGTCGTACCTCTTTGTACTCAAATGGGACGCCAGGCAGGTTGTCGATAAGATCGAGTTTAGAGGCCAAACCATAACGAAGGCCAGGTTTCTGAGGAAAGATATTGCTTCGAACGTGATCTCCCTACTGGCTGTTTCGCATACGGGCAAGACGACGCTCACGGAGCTCCGGTGCGTCGAAGATCTGGACTCGGTTAAGAAACTGGAGAGAAATATCATATCCAAGAACGTGTTCGCTACTGCTGTTCCAGCGTTAGAAGAATACCGCGGTGTTCCTCCTGGCCACGAGCGATTTATTGCGGCAAGTTCGAATGGGGTTTTGAACGAGCTCAGCAGCCTAGATCTGTCGATATATGCGGACGCCACGTCTTGCCAACCGCCGCTTTCAAACATCAAGGTTGTGCCGCCCAGGCCTTCTGAGCTTGTGGTAGTGGGCCACCACgaggacgacgaagagggGGGAAACATGGAGACTAAGAGTGGCGTGGGCGAAGAGAAATTCCGCCAGCACTTACTGAAGATCTCGCTGTTCGATAGTCTAGCCATAAGTGCCATTTCCCTCTCGCCGAGCGACTCGCGGCTCGTATACGCTGGCACTGAGGATGGCGGAATATACAAACTGAATTTAGACAAGATCCAGGACGGAACTCTCAAGATCTTCCCGACGAACGATGGGTTTCTGCCCACCAAAGGCCGTGCTGCTCTGTCTGGCAACTCCCTTCCGATGTTCCATTCCAGCCACGTAGTCGCACTTTCGCACAATGCAGACGAATTACTGATGTCCGCCTCTTTTGATTGGACGTGCGCCCTCTGGGACCCGCTCAACTGCTCGCAGTTGGCGACAATCGACATGGGTTCGCCGGTTTTAGATGCCGCCTGGCTAGATGACGAAAGTCGCTTCTGCGGGATCCTGACGTGGGATGCTCTTTCCATTGTCGAGTGGCAATACCATGCTGTCACCGACGCAAACACTTTAAACGACCGTTGGGAATCAACCATGGCCCCCAAGATCATTTGCAGGCTTTCTTCGAACGAGGCGTCTTGCAGAAGCTTCAcctgcttcaagaattttaAAAGAGACGATGTTGGGCACGTATTCGCAGTCGGCTGTGACGACCAGGAGATTAGATTCTACAGCATGGCATTGCAGAGCTGA
- the RIB3 gene encoding 3,4-dihydroxy-2-butanone-4-phosphate synthase RIB3 (ancestral locus Anc_3.96): MSEKSTFMPIEDAVAHFRQNKFLIVMDDEGRENEGDLICAAANVSTEAMAFLVRHSSGYVCAPMSNEIADKLDLPLLRTGMKYESNADDRHGTAYTITVDVAEGTSTGISAHDRALTCRRLAEPTAKATDFLKPGHICPLRAADGGVLKRRGHTEAAVDLCKLSGLPPVGVICELVKDEDGSMMRLDDCRDFGAKHNIPLITIEQLVQYLESIQ; the protein is encoded by the coding sequence atgagTGAAAAGTCTACATTTATGCCAATTGAGGATGCCGTTGCGCATTTCAGGCAGAACAAATTTCTGATTGTTATGGATGATGAGGGTCGGGAGAACGAGGGAGACTTGATATGTGCTGCTGCTAACGTTTCTACGGAAGCTATGGCTTTTTTGGTTCGCCATTCGTCGGGCTACGTCTGCGCTCCAATGTCGAACGAGATCGCCGATAAGCTTGATCTGCCATTGTTACGTACTGGGATGAAATACGAATCCAATGCTGACGATAGACACGGAACCGCTTATACGATCACCGTAGACGTGGCCGAGGGAACATCTACGGGTATATCAGCTCATGATAGAGCACTTACTTGCAGGAGGCTAGCCGAGCCAACTGCTAAAGCTACCGATTTTTTGAAGCCCGGTCATATTTGTCCCCTGAGGGCAGCTGATGGCGGcgttttgaagagaagggGCCACACCGAAGCTGCCGTCGACCTTTGCAAGTTGAGCGGGCTGCCACCTGTAGGTGTCATTTGCGAACTTGTGAAAGACGAGGACGGATCAATGATGAGATTAGACGACTGCCGGGATTTTGGTGCAAAGCACAACATCCCTTTGATAACGATTGAGCAACTTGTTCAATATTTGGAGAGCATCCAGTAG